Proteins from a genomic interval of Helicoverpa zea isolate HzStark_Cry1AcR chromosome 13, ilHelZeax1.1, whole genome shotgun sequence:
- the LOC124635751 gene encoding uncharacterized protein LOC124635751 has protein sequence MAMSNEQFQISFASCNITYSGEKDADAVEAFIAAASTFKNVEKLSDLDALQGLPLLLRDEAAVWWQGLKSRVEKWEEFCNKLRHTFAPRRPAFMIYHQITHEVQEADVTTEAFIAKKRALFASLPPPALSETQQIDLIFALIRLDIRNRMPRDTVPTIDKLLETARGIEETLHEYAAGSHASDIRTTGKKGKVRCSFCKNPGHTADVCRKKKRAEGTLPSIPKVVSEVETQAPSPHQPKFSCYGCGAPGVYRSNCPTCKKASAIKREDLKFCAINVQVDSDSRPVVFVEIEGIKGTAYIDTCAKMSVASYSLYLELVKCGCKFQEHQVNLTLADGIKKNQGVLMCRVNVVLMGRKVQTTFIVLPGAKDNRTLLGVGFLKDAGMVINLPQYTWNFIDEPEEQYELYAEEFAIFESTVVNEIMQLPSPVTSLTMTDSEASPSINTIPPTPPPTPPRMEIPELPLTPEPPSTPKNLSDDKVTYKLASIDFGDSSSVSKKPRLFDGYSPSFTDFMLRDAQINVHREDIELSPQSANLFDANNWDIRIDTINVETQRTTVQRKQLNGLLPENKHVSMPSRCKRTLHYKSEASSYTKGAVLVKGERESEHPVEFASRLLTAAERNNKRRNAKDTTCLQLLDHRRDDFRSRGGDCSNNKQNARTLDPNARPAVPRLCVKWAWPPRQRRVLPSSSEARRPPPI, from the exons ATGGCGATGTCAAACGAACAATTCCAAAT ATCTTTTGCATCCTGCAACATCACCTACAGTGGGGAAAAAGACGCGGACGCAGTTGAGGCTTTTATAGCGGCAGCTTCTACCTTCAAGAATGTAGAAAAGTTGAGTGACCTCGATGCGCTTCAAGGACTTCCACTTCTTCTACGGGATGAAGCAGCGGTTTGGTGGCAAGGCTTGAAAAGCCGAGTGGAAAAGTGGGAAGAGTTTTGCAATAAATTGCGTCATACATTCGCTCCCCGCAGACCTGCATTTATGATATATCATCAGATTACCCATGAGGTCCAGGAAGCTGACGTCACCACTGAAGCATTTATTGCCAAGAAGCGGGCATTGTTTGCATCACTTCCTCCTCCCGCACTGTCTGAAACGCAGCAAATAGATCTGATATTTGCGCTCATACGGCTAGACATACGAAACCGCATGCCTCGGGATACAGTTCCCACGATAGATAAACTGCTGGAGACGGCACGGGGAATCGAAGAGACCTTACATGAATACGCAGCAGGTTCACATGCAAGTGACATCAGAACTACTGGGAAGAAAGGGAAGGTAAGGTGCAGTTTTTGTAAAAACCCTGGCCATACTGCAGACGTCTGTCGGAAGAAGAAACGGGCTGAAGGCACTTTACCCAGTATTCCGAAAGTTGTCTCAGAAGTTGAAACGCAGGCACCATCTCCTCATCAACCAAAGTTTTCCTGCTACGGTTGCGGCGCACCTGGGGTATACAGAAGCAACTGTCCCACGTGTAAGAAGGCGTCGGCCATTAAGAGGGAGGACTTGAAGTTTTGTGCTATCAACGTACAGGTAGACTCAGATTCCCGGCCTGTTGTGTTCGTGGAGATCGAAGGGATAAAAGGTACCGCCTACATTGATACTTGCGCAAAGATGAGTGTCGCTTCGTACTCCCTATATTTAGAGCTAGTCAAATGCGGATGCAAGTTCCAGGAACATCAAGTCAATTTGACGCTGGCTGATGGAATAAAAAAGAATCAAGGAGTGCTAATGTGCAGAGTCAACGTTGTTTTGATGGGTCGAAAGGTGCAGACGACATTTATCGTGCTACCTGGAGCAAAAGACAACCGCACGCTTTTGGGGGTTGGGTTTTTAAAGGATGCGGGCATGGTAATCAACTTGCCGCAGTACACGTGGAATTTCATTGATGAACCAGAAGAGCAATACGAGCTATACGCCGAAGAGTTTGCAATCTTTGAGAGTACGGTCGTCAATGAAATAATGCAGTTGCCAAGCCCAGTAACCTCACTCACAATGACAGACAGCGAAGCAAGTCCAAGTATTAATACCATACCTCCTACTCCACCACCAACACCTCCACGGATGGAAATACCGGAACTTCCGTTAACACCTGAACCTCCGTCAACGCCTAAAAATCTGTCAGATGATAAGGTCACCTACAAACTGGCATCGATAGATTTTGGCGACTCGTCTTCTGTAAGCAAGAAACCACGACTGTTCGATGGCTATTCACCTAGTTTCACGGATTTTATGCTGCGAGATGCACAAATCAATGTTCACCGGGAAGACATCGAATTATCCCCACAAAGTGCCAATCTCTTTGACGCCAACAACTGGGACATACGGATTGACACAATTAATGTCGAAACACAGAGGACAACTGTTCAAAGGAAGCAGCTGAATGGGCTTCTACCAGAAAACAAGCACGTTTCAATGCCAAGCCGATGCAAGCGAACCCTGCATTATAAAAGCGAGGCAAGCTCTTATACAAAAGGAGCAGTTTTGGTCAAGGGGGAGCGTGAAAGCGAACATCCTGTTGAGTTCGCTAGTCGTCTTCTGACAGCCGCCGAACGGAATAACAAGCGAAGAAACGCGAAAGACACCACATGCCTCCAACTGCTGGATCATCGTCGGGACGACTTCAGATCCAGAGGGGGAGACTgtagcaataataaacaaaatgcccGGACGCTGGATCCGAACGCCCGGCCCGCGGTACCACGGCTATGCGTCAAGTGGGCGTGGCCTCCCCGTCAGCGCCGAGTATTGCCGAGCTCTTCCGAAGCCCGCCGACCGCCGCCTATATAA